One window of Pseudomonas sp. ML2-2023-3 genomic DNA carries:
- a CDS encoding MFS transporter, giving the protein MTAINTQMPLVPGRLEQMSTRIAFFIAGFGLAAWAPLVPYAKARAGLDEATLGLLLLCLGAGSILAMPIAGVLATRFGCRRVLIGGTLLICLALPLLATASSMSLLIATLFVFGAGLGAVDSTVNLQAVIVERASGRNMMSGFHGLFSVGGIAGAAGVSALLALGLSPLWAIVVVIMLLLAALIKAAPHLLPYGSESSGPAFAVPHGVVLFIGLLCFTVFLAEGAMLDWSAVFLTTEKNIGEAYAGLGYAAFALTMTAGRLMGDTIVKRLGARRVIVVGGLFAAAGMALATLGTGWEVSLLGYALVGAGCSNIVPVLYTAVGKQTVMPENIAVPAITTLGYAGILAGPAAIGFIAHASSLSIAFLLITAMLMAVAISGRILRV; this is encoded by the coding sequence ATGACCGCCATCAACACCCAAATGCCCCTTGTGCCGGGGCGTCTTGAACAAATGTCGACCCGCATTGCCTTTTTTATCGCCGGTTTTGGGCTCGCGGCCTGGGCGCCACTGGTGCCCTATGCCAAAGCACGGGCCGGGCTGGATGAGGCGACCTTGGGGCTTTTGCTGCTGTGTCTGGGCGCAGGGTCGATCCTGGCGATGCCTATCGCAGGGGTTCTGGCCACACGCTTTGGCTGTCGGCGGGTATTGATCGGCGGGACGCTACTGATCTGCCTCGCACTGCCGCTGTTGGCGACTGCCAGCTCCATGTCGTTGTTGATCGCGACGCTCTTTGTATTTGGTGCAGGGCTGGGCGCCGTCGACTCCACCGTCAACCTGCAGGCCGTGATCGTTGAGCGCGCCAGCGGACGCAACATGATGTCGGGCTTTCATGGTTTGTTCAGTGTGGGCGGGATTGCCGGGGCAGCCGGTGTCAGCGCATTGCTTGCGCTGGGCCTGTCACCGCTGTGGGCGATTGTGGTGGTGATTATGCTGCTCCTTGCGGCCCTGATTAAAGCCGCTCCCCATCTGCTGCCCTATGGCAGCGAAAGCAGCGGCCCGGCGTTTGCCGTGCCTCACGGCGTGGTGCTGTTCATCGGGCTGCTGTGCTTTACGGTGTTTCTGGCCGAAGGCGCGATGCTCGACTGGAGTGCGGTGTTCCTGACCACCGAAAAAAACATCGGTGAAGCCTACGCCGGGCTTGGCTATGCCGCGTTCGCACTGACCATGACCGCAGGTCGTTTGATGGGCGATACCATCGTCAAGCGCTTGGGTGCCCGGCGGGTAATTGTCGTGGGAGGGCTGTTTGCCGCTGCCGGCATGGCCCTGGCAACACTGGGGACGGGTTGGGAAGTTTCGCTGCTCGGGTATGCATTGGTGGGCGCGGGGTGTTCAAACATCGTTCCAGTGCTGTACACCGCCGTAGGCAAACAAACCGTGATGCCGGAAAACATCGCCGTGCCGGCCATCACCACCCTGGGTTATGCGGGGATTCTGGCAGGGCCTGCGGCCATCGGCTTTATCGCCCATGCCAGCAGCCTGAGCATCGCCTTTTTGCTGATCACCGCCATGCTGATGGCCGTGGCCATCAGCGGGCGGATCTTGCGCGTCTAG
- a CDS encoding TonB-dependent siderophore receptor, giving the protein MPCAFAAQSPSSAVHIQSQPLGAALSQLAQQTSLQVFFSPQLVAGKLALAVDGNLSPEQALAQLLQGSGLSYTLDGDAVTLSAAPTVSAAPSGPLELGPVDVKVVGNWLSDANDAVVQNHPGARTVVRREAMVEQGTMNVSDALKRIPGVQVQESNGTGGSDISLNVGVRGLTSRLSPRSTVLIDGIPAAFAPYGQPQLSMAPISSGNLDSIDVVRGAGSVRYGPQNVGGVINFVTRAIPETFQGEVGTTLETSERGGWKHIESAFLGGTADNGIGAALLYSGVKGDGYRARNNDNDIDDVLLKTHWAPTDQDDFTLNFHYYDATADMPGGLTQKQFDADPYQSVRDYDSFTGRRKDVSFKYLRQIDDQTQFEVLTYYTDSFRGSTIAARNLQTLASYPRSYHTFGIEPRVSHVFTLGPVTQEVGVGYRYLKEAMHEEASQVLLVNYVPVPGPGADGHVYQDRTGGTEANAFYIDDKIDVGNWTVTPGIRFERISTQWHDRPVLGNNGVPVLEKKRSIDSSEALPALSVMYHLSDAWKLFANYETSFGSLQYFQLGQGGVGDATAAGLRPEKAKTYELGTRYDNGVWGGEVTLFYIDFADELQYVSNDVGWTNLGATKHQGLETSVHYDLSALDARLDGLSVNAGFTYTKATSEGDIPNFKGRDLPLYSRQVVNLGARYVVNRWTYNLDMFAQSQQHAPGTGGVYITDPTPDGQYGDIPGYATWSTRVGYDFGPEASNLKVGAGIKNLLNQEYYTRSSDNNSGIYLGEPRTFFVQASVGF; this is encoded by the coding sequence ATGCCCTGTGCGTTTGCCGCACAATCCCCGTCGAGTGCTGTCCATATTCAGTCGCAGCCCTTGGGTGCCGCACTGAGCCAGTTGGCTCAACAGACCTCGTTGCAGGTGTTTTTCAGCCCGCAACTGGTGGCGGGCAAACTGGCGCTTGCGGTCGACGGCAACCTGTCACCCGAGCAAGCCCTGGCGCAGTTGCTGCAAGGCAGTGGCCTGAGCTACACGCTGGACGGCGATGCCGTGACCCTGAGTGCTGCGCCCACCGTCAGTGCCGCACCTTCCGGCCCCCTGGAACTGGGACCGGTGGATGTGAAAGTGGTCGGTAACTGGCTGAGCGATGCCAATGACGCGGTGGTGCAGAATCATCCGGGCGCCCGGACGGTGGTACGCCGCGAGGCCATGGTCGAGCAGGGCACCATGAACGTCAGTGACGCGCTCAAGCGCATTCCCGGGGTGCAGGTGCAGGAGTCCAACGGCACTGGCGGCAGCGATATTTCGCTGAACGTAGGCGTACGCGGTTTGACTTCACGGCTGTCGCCGCGCTCCACCGTATTGATCGACGGCATCCCTGCGGCGTTCGCGCCCTACGGCCAGCCACAATTGTCGATGGCTCCGATTTCGTCGGGCAACCTGGACAGCATTGACGTGGTACGCGGTGCCGGTTCGGTGCGCTATGGGCCGCAAAACGTGGGCGGGGTGATTAATTTCGTCACCCGGGCCATTCCTGAAACCTTCCAGGGCGAAGTGGGTACTACCCTGGAGACCTCCGAACGCGGTGGCTGGAAGCACATTGAATCGGCGTTTCTGGGCGGCACGGCAGACAACGGCATCGGTGCCGCGCTGCTGTACTCGGGGGTCAAGGGGGATGGCTATCGGGCGCGCAACAATGACAACGATATTGATGACGTGTTGCTTAAAACCCACTGGGCGCCCACCGATCAGGATGACTTCACCCTCAACTTTCATTATTACGATGCCACAGCGGACATGCCCGGTGGCCTAACCCAGAAGCAGTTCGATGCCGATCCGTATCAGTCGGTGCGCGACTACGACAGCTTCACCGGGCGGCGCAAGGACGTGTCCTTCAAGTACCTGCGCCAGATTGACGACCAGACCCAGTTTGAAGTCCTGACGTATTACACCGACAGCTTTCGTGGCAGCACTATTGCCGCACGTAACTTGCAGACCCTGGCCTCGTATCCGCGCAGTTATCACACGTTTGGCATCGAGCCACGGGTGTCCCATGTGTTTACGCTGGGGCCCGTGACGCAGGAAGTGGGTGTGGGCTATCGCTATCTCAAAGAAGCGATGCACGAGGAGGCCAGCCAGGTCTTGCTGGTCAATTACGTGCCAGTGCCGGGGCCAGGAGCCGATGGTCATGTGTATCAGGATCGCACGGGCGGCACTGAGGCCAACGCGTTCTATATCGATGACAAGATCGATGTAGGTAACTGGACGGTGACTCCGGGGATTCGTTTCGAGCGCATCAGCACCCAATGGCACGACCGCCCGGTACTGGGAAACAACGGTGTGCCGGTGCTTGAGAAGAAGCGCAGCATCGACAGCAGCGAAGCCCTGCCGGCCCTGAGCGTGATGTATCACCTCTCGGACGCCTGGAAGCTGTTTGCCAACTACGAAACCTCGTTCGGCAGCCTGCAATACTTCCAGCTGGGGCAGGGCGGTGTCGGCGATGCGACAGCGGCAGGCCTGCGCCCTGAAAAGGCCAAAACCTACGAGCTGGGTACGCGCTACGACAATGGCGTGTGGGGCGGTGAAGTGACGCTGTTCTACATCGATTTTGCCGACGAGTTGCAATACGTCAGCAACGATGTGGGCTGGACCAACCTGGGGGCAACCAAGCACCAGGGCCTGGAAACTTCGGTTCATTACGACCTGTCGGCTCTGGACGCACGCCTTGACGGCTTGTCGGTGAATGCGGGCTTCACTTACACCAAGGCGACTTCCGAGGGTGACATTCCGAACTTCAAGGGGCGTGACCTGCCGCTGTATTCCCGCCAGGTGGTAAACCTGGGTGCGCGTTATGTGGTCAATCGCTGGACCTATAACCTGGACATGTTTGCCCAGTCCCAGCAGCACGCGCCCGGCACTGGCGGTGTGTACATCACTGATCCGACACCGGATGGCCAGTATGGGGACATACCGGGCTATGCGACCTGGAGCACCCGTGTTGGCTACGATTTCGGCCCTGAAGCGTCGAATTTGAAGGTGGGGGCGGGGATCAAGAACCTGCTGAACCAGGAGTACTACACCCGTTCCAGCGACAACAACTCAGGGATTTACCTGGGTGAGCCGCGTACGTTCTTTGTGCAGGCGAGTGTAGGTTTCTAA
- a CDS encoding FecR family protein, with translation MDTPDCACGSANVRDAAATWFARVQAHTLSVAEQAEFEAWRTQHASHEAEYQWLASMWSAADLLPKARLQALCEVPAPRLGRRSFLAYGLAASVVAIAAGAGLWMQLQSSAGYQAEFATATGERRTVNLPDGSSIELNGRSRVRINFERRQRNVELQQGEGMFSVARDADRPFVVQAGAGQVTVTGTRFDVLREGDQARVAVESGHVRVQGANPHAVANLTAGQGTVVDAQGQVAAVQAVNTRVLTAWRKGQLVFEDATLGEVAAQVSRYRDKPVHVTSPAIARLRLSSVFKTDDTDALLKALPQILPVAVRARSDGSQEIIARK, from the coding sequence ATGGATACGCCTGACTGTGCATGTGGCAGCGCGAATGTGCGCGACGCCGCCGCAACCTGGTTTGCGCGGGTGCAAGCGCACACCCTGAGCGTGGCCGAGCAGGCCGAATTTGAGGCGTGGCGTACGCAACACGCCAGCCATGAGGCGGAATACCAGTGGTTGGCCAGCATGTGGTCGGCCGCAGACCTGTTGCCCAAGGCGCGATTGCAGGCGTTGTGCGAAGTGCCTGCGCCAAGGTTGGGGCGTCGCTCGTTTCTGGCTTACGGGCTGGCTGCGAGTGTTGTGGCAATAGCGGCCGGGGCGGGTCTGTGGATGCAGCTGCAATCGTCAGCGGGCTACCAGGCCGAGTTTGCCACGGCGACAGGTGAGCGGCGCACAGTGAACCTGCCCGATGGATCATCCATTGAACTCAACGGCCGCAGCCGCGTACGAATCAATTTCGAGCGTCGCCAGCGCAATGTCGAGTTGCAGCAGGGCGAGGGAATGTTCAGCGTGGCCCGCGACGCTGACAGGCCGTTTGTGGTTCAGGCCGGTGCCGGACAGGTGACAGTGACCGGTACGCGTTTTGACGTGTTGCGCGAGGGCGATCAGGCACGGGTTGCGGTGGAGTCCGGGCATGTTCGGGTGCAAGGTGCCAACCCGCACGCAGTGGCCAACCTGACGGCGGGGCAGGGGACTGTTGTGGACGCGCAGGGGCAGGTGGCTGCCGTGCAGGCGGTCAACACCCGGGTGTTGACCGCCTGGCGCAAGGGACAACTGGTGTTCGAGGATGCCACCCTGGGTGAAGTGGCGGCACAAGTGTCCCGTTATCGCGACAAGCCTGTGCACGTGACCTCGCCTGCGATCGCCCGGCTGCGGCTGTCCAGCGTGTTTAAAACCGATGACACCGATGCGCTGCTCAAGGCCTTGCCACAGATCCTGCCAGTCGCTGTCCGGGCACGGTCAGACGGCAGTCAGGAAATCATCGCCAGAAAATAA
- a CDS encoding sigma-70 family RNA polymerase sigma factor: MTQKVPRKTGFFDHYEELIGTWTRRLRNRQQAQDLAHDTFVRVLESNVDAVEQPRAYLHQTARNIAVDGFRREELRAAKEQAGVPSGSSETGDPEQYMRALQLAESVERALLELPLNCRRVFVWQKIEGLTQAEIAERLGLSKNMVEKYMIRTLRHLRERVGSA, from the coding sequence ATGACTCAGAAAGTGCCCCGTAAAACGGGCTTCTTTGACCATTACGAAGAGTTGATCGGAACCTGGACCCGGCGCCTGCGCAACCGACAGCAGGCTCAAGACCTCGCCCATGACACTTTTGTCCGCGTGCTCGAATCCAATGTGGATGCGGTCGAGCAGCCGCGTGCGTATTTGCACCAGACAGCCCGCAATATCGCGGTGGACGGTTTTCGCCGTGAAGAACTGCGCGCTGCCAAGGAGCAGGCGGGCGTTCCTTCAGGCTCGTCCGAAACCGGTGATCCGGAGCAGTACATGCGTGCTCTGCAGTTGGCTGAGTCGGTTGAAAGGGCATTGCTGGAGCTACCGCTCAATTGTCGCAGGGTCTTTGTCTGGCAGAAGATCGAAGGCCTCACCCAGGCAGAGATTGCAGAGCGCCTGGGGCTGTCCAAGAACATGGTGGAAAAGTATATGATCCGCACCCTGCGCCATCTGCGTGAACGTGTGGGGTCTGCGTGA
- a CDS encoding MFS transporter, producing MSADTQATTVRFSRSDYRTLGLAALGGALEIYDFIIFVFFALTLSQLFFPPDMPEWLRLLQSFGIFVTGYLARPLGGILMAHFADHLGRKRVFSLSILMMALPCLLIGIMPTYADIGYFAPLILLALRILQGAAVGGEVPSAWVFVAEHAPAGRRGFALGFLQAGLTFGYLIGALTATLLAQMFTPAEILDYAWRFPFLLGGVFGVIGVWLRRWLSETPVFLALRERKEGRAEFPLRTVLRDHRGSLLPAALLTCVLTSAVVVFVVITPTVMQQRFGMTASHTFALSSLGIVFLNIGCVLAGLIVDRIGVWRSIALYSVLLPLGIGLLYASLVGEWALPGLAYAFAGLTCGIVGVVPSVMVGLFPAPIRVSGISFTYNIAYALWASTTPLLLIALMPWSPWVCVAFCGVMGVVGLLTARRYGSSGATQVEKRLLAKAEM from the coding sequence ATGTCTGCTGATACTCAAGCCACAACGGTGCGTTTTTCCCGTTCCGACTATAGAACCTTGGGCCTTGCGGCCCTGGGCGGGGCGCTGGAAATTTACGATTTCATCATTTTCGTATTCTTTGCCCTGACCCTCAGCCAGCTGTTTTTTCCGCCGGACATGCCCGAATGGCTGCGCTTGCTGCAGAGCTTCGGGATTTTTGTGACCGGTTATCTAGCGCGCCCATTAGGCGGGATTTTGATGGCGCACTTTGCCGACCACCTGGGGCGCAAGCGGGTGTTCAGCCTGAGCATCCTGATGATGGCGCTGCCTTGTCTGCTGATCGGGATCATGCCCACTTACGCGGATATCGGTTATTTCGCGCCGCTGATTCTGTTGGCCCTGCGCATCCTTCAGGGCGCGGCGGTAGGGGGGGAGGTGCCCAGTGCCTGGGTATTTGTGGCCGAGCATGCACCGGCCGGTCGCAGGGGCTTTGCCCTGGGCTTCTTGCAAGCCGGGCTGACCTTCGGCTACTTGATCGGGGCCTTGACCGCGACGCTTCTCGCCCAGATGTTCACACCAGCAGAAATCCTTGATTACGCCTGGCGCTTTCCGTTCCTGCTCGGTGGCGTGTTCGGTGTGATTGGCGTGTGGCTGCGTCGCTGGCTCAGTGAAACCCCGGTGTTTTTAGCCTTGCGCGAGCGCAAGGAAGGCCGCGCAGAGTTCCCGTTACGCACGGTTTTGCGTGATCACCGTGGGTCTTTGCTACCGGCTGCGTTGCTGACCTGCGTCCTTACTAGCGCCGTGGTGGTGTTTGTGGTGATTACGCCGACCGTGATGCAGCAACGCTTTGGCATGACTGCCAGTCACACCTTTGCGTTGAGCAGCCTGGGCATCGTGTTTTTGAATATCGGCTGTGTGCTGGCCGGTCTGATCGTCGACCGTATCGGCGTCTGGCGCAGCATTGCGCTGTACAGCGTTTTGCTGCCACTGGGTATCGGCCTGTTGTACGCCAGTCTGGTAGGGGAGTGGGCATTGCCCGGGCTGGCGTACGCATTCGCCGGTTTGACCTGCGGGATTGTCGGGGTGGTGCCTTCGGTGATGGTTGGCCTGTTTCCTGCGCCGATCCGCGTTTCGGGCATTTCGTTTACCTACAACATCGCCTACGCACTCTGGGCCAGCACCACGCCGTTGCTGCTGATCGCGTTGATGCCGTGGAGTCCGTGGGTGTGCGTGGCGTTCTGCGGGGTGATGGGAGTGGTCGGGTTGCTCACGGCCCGGCGCTATGGTTCCAGCGGTGCCACTCAAGTCGAGAAACGCTTGTTAGCCAAGGCCGAGATGTAA
- a CDS encoding efflux transporter outer membrane subunit codes for MKNTALIWAVACYSVLSLSGCVVGPDFQAPVPKIAKNWAPVATEAGHSGTLESAIDPRWWDTFGDRQLSALVREAQQSNFDVKLAASRLEQSLAIRRQINADTLPEVDGTASYSRSRNSQVGLNDPSGHSGKQAFNLWNGGLGFSWEADLWGRVKRSVEAADASVQVAAEDRHGVQLLVIVQTAQHYIQLRGTQQALAVVEQNLQIARRSLELTQLQLKEGVATDLQVSEAAAQVAEIEARMAPLQQRSAQLINALSMLVAREPRALQQLLNAAAPVPAYGADVPIGLPSELAQRRPDIRRAEAQLHAATAAIGMAKADFYPRITLSGSLGMQAMQLSDLGSWGSRSFAFGPGLSVPVFEGGRLQGALQLQEGRQQEAGIAYQKTVLRAWHEVDDALVAYQANQRRRDSLQQAVVHSQRALDSVHQQYTQGTVDFLNVLTVQNVLLANEAALVDSTAQVSLSLVDVFGALGGGWQG; via the coding sequence ATGAAAAACACTGCATTGATCTGGGCTGTGGCCTGTTACAGCGTGTTGAGTCTGAGTGGTTGCGTGGTAGGTCCGGACTTCCAGGCGCCCGTGCCCAAGATTGCAAAAAACTGGGCGCCCGTGGCCACCGAAGCGGGGCATAGCGGGACGCTCGAGTCAGCAATCGACCCGCGTTGGTGGGATACTTTTGGCGATCGTCAGCTGTCGGCATTGGTGCGCGAGGCGCAGCAGAGCAACTTTGATGTGAAACTGGCGGCCAGTCGCCTGGAGCAAAGCCTTGCGATACGCCGTCAAATAAACGCCGACACCTTGCCTGAGGTGGACGGTACGGCCAGTTACAGTCGCAGCCGTAACAGTCAGGTGGGCTTGAATGACCCTTCGGGGCACAGCGGCAAGCAGGCGTTCAATCTGTGGAATGGTGGCCTGGGTTTTAGCTGGGAAGCGGACTTGTGGGGCAGGGTCAAGCGTTCGGTGGAAGCGGCTGATGCATCAGTGCAAGTGGCGGCAGAGGATCGTCACGGGGTGCAGTTGCTGGTGATCGTGCAGACCGCGCAGCACTATATTCAGCTGCGTGGTACGCAGCAGGCACTGGCGGTGGTGGAGCAAAACCTGCAGATCGCCCGCCGTAGTCTGGAGCTGACTCAATTGCAGCTCAAAGAGGGCGTAGCCACTGACTTGCAAGTGTCGGAAGCCGCCGCTCAGGTAGCCGAGATCGAAGCGCGCATGGCGCCGTTGCAGCAGCGTAGTGCGCAATTGATCAATGCTCTGAGCATGCTGGTGGCTCGTGAACCAAGGGCCTTGCAGCAGCTATTGAACGCAGCGGCGCCCGTGCCGGCCTATGGCGCGGATGTACCGATTGGCTTGCCGAGCGAGTTGGCGCAGCGACGCCCCGATATCCGCCGTGCCGAGGCACAATTGCATGCAGCCACGGCTGCTATCGGTATGGCCAAGGCGGACTTTTATCCACGTATTACCTTGTCTGGAAGCCTGGGGATGCAGGCCATGCAACTGTCAGATCTGGGCAGCTGGGGCTCGCGCAGTTTTGCGTTCGGGCCGGGGTTGAGCGTGCCGGTGTTTGAAGGTGGACGTTTGCAGGGTGCGTTGCAATTGCAGGAAGGGCGTCAGCAAGAGGCCGGCATTGCCTATCAAAAAACCGTATTGCGGGCCTGGCATGAGGTGGACGATGCACTGGTGGCGTATCAGGCCAACCAGCGTCGTCGTGACAGCCTGCAGCAGGCGGTGGTGCATAGCCAGCGTGCGCTGGATAGCGTCCATCAACAGTACACCCAGGGTACGGTGGACTTTCTGAACGTATTGACCGTTCAAAACGTGCTGCTGGCCAACGAAGCAGCGCTGGTCGACAGCACCGCCCAGGTGTCGCTGTCGCTGGTGGATGTGTTTGGGGCATTGGGTGGAGGGTGGCAGGGGTAG
- a CDS encoding HlyD family secretion protein, producing MSTTSGRKPLVMVGVGLVAVIVLYGLWRLVFGSGAVQSTNDAFVSADYTLIAPKVAGFIDEVLVQDNQPVKAGQLLARIDPQDYQAAVQAAQASVASARAQQANALAMLERQRSLIEQAKATVDADLAQVEFAEHELQRYQHLAGQGAGTLQNSQQAKNRSLTARAELAQHKAAMEAARQQTRVLAAQATAAQASVDYAEALQARAELDLSHTQLTAPFDGVVGRRSVRLGAYVKPGDTVLAVVPLADAFVVANFLEHQLTHMQAGQRVTIKVDSFPGQTLQGTVDSIAPATGVTFSAIAPDNATGNFTKVAQRIAVKVTLDQGQLLASQLRLGMSVDASIDTATAHDQQVSAR from the coding sequence ATGAGTACAACAAGCGGGCGCAAGCCTTTGGTCATGGTCGGCGTGGGTCTGGTGGCAGTTATTGTGCTGTACGGGTTGTGGCGGCTGGTTTTCGGATCGGGTGCAGTGCAGAGCACCAATGATGCGTTTGTCAGCGCCGATTACACTTTGATCGCGCCTAAAGTCGCAGGGTTTATCGATGAAGTGCTGGTGCAGGACAACCAGCCGGTCAAGGCCGGGCAGTTGTTGGCGCGGATCGATCCTCAGGACTATCAGGCTGCCGTGCAAGCGGCGCAAGCCAGCGTGGCGAGCGCTCGGGCGCAGCAGGCCAATGCACTGGCGATGCTTGAGCGTCAACGCTCGCTGATCGAACAGGCCAAGGCCACGGTCGATGCGGACCTGGCGCAGGTGGAGTTTGCCGAACATGAGTTGCAGCGCTATCAACATCTGGCGGGGCAGGGGGCGGGAACATTGCAGAACTCCCAGCAGGCGAAAAATCGTTCGCTGACCGCCCGGGCCGAGTTGGCCCAGCACAAGGCCGCCATGGAAGCTGCCCGTCAGCAAACCCGTGTGCTGGCCGCCCAGGCCACCGCGGCGCAAGCGTCGGTGGACTATGCCGAGGCCTTGCAAGCACGGGCCGAGCTGGACTTGTCCCACACCCAACTGACGGCACCTTTTGACGGCGTTGTAGGGCGGCGCAGCGTGCGTCTTGGCGCTTACGTCAAGCCCGGGGATACCGTGCTGGCGGTTGTACCGCTGGCGGACGCCTTTGTCGTTGCCAACTTTCTAGAGCATCAGCTGACCCACATGCAGGCCGGGCAACGTGTGACGATCAAGGTTGACAGTTTCCCCGGCCAGACCCTGCAAGGCACCGTCGACAGTATTGCTCCGGCTACCGGTGTGACGTTCTCGGCCATTGCCCCGGATAACGCAACGGGCAACTTCACCAAGGTAGCGCAGCGCATAGCGGTGAAAGTCACCCTGGATCAAGGGCAGTTACTGGCCAGCCAATTGCGCCTCGGGATGTCGGTAGATGCATCTATCGACACGGCCACAGCGCACGATCAACAGGTCAGCGCACGATGA
- a CDS encoding MFS transporter → MTALVAGATTPAPAISTAFGLRIFTGLLGVLLAVLVSGFNENVTKVAMPDIRGAMGIGFDESTWLLAVYSATSISAMAFAPWCAATFSLRRFTLCAIGAFLLLGILCPFAPNVDVLMLLRTLQGFAGGALPPMLMSVALRFLPPGIRLYGLGSYALTATFGPSFGTPLSAWWVEYAGWQWAFWQIIPLGLLSMACVAWGLPQDPLRLERFKQFDWRGLLLGLPGLIMLVLGLELGQRLNWFESSMIQFFIVGGTALMVLFFINEWSHPLPFFKLQLLKIRNLAHALLTLGGVLFVLLAVIKIPSSYLAQVQGYRPLETAPVMLLVALPQLIALPLVVALCNLRWVDCRWVLAIGLALLALACGLGSQVTSMWSRENFYGLQAIQIIAQPMAVIPLLMLATGGLNPADGPFASAWFNTVKGFSAVAAGSVLGVLTLNREHFHSTMLLDRLGNSPLVSTGADLAHRVHQQAVVLTSADLYLYMAALALLLIVLIPFGPTRIYAPGTPVGAVK, encoded by the coding sequence GTGACTGCGCTGGTTGCAGGTGCAACCACCCCGGCACCCGCCATCAGCACGGCATTTGGGCTGCGGATTTTTACGGGTCTGCTGGGCGTGTTGCTGGCGGTGCTGGTATCGGGTTTCAACGAGAATGTAACCAAGGTGGCCATGCCCGATATTCGTGGGGCAATGGGCATCGGTTTTGACGAAAGTACCTGGTTGCTGGCGGTGTATTCGGCCACGTCCATCAGTGCCATGGCTTTCGCGCCCTGGTGCGCGGCAACCTTCTCTTTGAGACGGTTTACCTTGTGTGCCATCGGTGCTTTTTTGCTGTTGGGCATCCTCTGCCCGTTTGCGCCTAATGTCGATGTGCTGATGTTGCTGCGCACTTTGCAAGGGTTTGCCGGTGGCGCCTTGCCGCCAATGCTGATGTCAGTGGCGCTACGGTTTTTGCCGCCGGGCATTCGTCTATACGGGCTGGGCAGTTATGCGCTGACCGCGACCTTTGGCCCCAGTTTTGGTACGCCGCTGTCTGCCTGGTGGGTGGAGTACGCCGGGTGGCAGTGGGCGTTCTGGCAAATCATCCCGCTGGGCCTGTTGTCGATGGCTTGTGTGGCCTGGGGTTTGCCCCAGGACCCATTGCGGCTGGAGCGTTTCAAGCAGTTTGACTGGCGAGGCCTGCTGCTTGGCTTGCCGGGCCTGATCATGCTGGTGCTGGGCCTGGAACTGGGCCAGCGGCTGAACTGGTTCGAGTCGTCGATGATTCAGTTTTTTATTGTCGGCGGCACCGCGCTGATGGTGTTGTTTTTTATTAATGAATGGTCGCATCCGCTGCCGTTTTTCAAGTTGCAACTGTTGAAAATCCGCAACCTGGCTCATGCCCTGCTGACGTTGGGCGGGGTGCTGTTTGTGTTGTTGGCGGTGATCAAGATTCCTTCCAGTTATCTGGCTCAGGTGCAGGGTTACCGTCCCCTTGAAACCGCTCCGGTCATGTTGCTGGTGGCGTTGCCACAGTTGATTGCGCTGCCGCTGGTGGTCGCGCTGTGCAACCTGCGCTGGGTTGACTGCCGCTGGGTACTGGCCATTGGTCTGGCGCTGTTGGCGCTGGCGTGCGGCCTCGGTTCGCAGGTGACCTCAATGTGGAGTCGCGAGAATTTCTATGGGTTGCAGGCGATTCAAATCATCGCACAGCCCATGGCAGTAATTCCGTTGTTGATGCTCGCCACGGGCGGCCTGAACCCGGCTGACGGCCCGTTTGCATCGGCCTGGTTCAACACCGTCAAAGGCTTTTCAGCGGTTGCCGCGGGCAGTGTGCTGGGTGTGTTGACGCTCAACCGCGAGCACTTCCATTCAACGATGTTGCTCGATCGCCTGGGTAACTCGCCGCTGGTCAGTACCGGGGCAGATCTGGCGCATCGGGTTCATCAGCAGGCGGTGGTGCTGACGTCTGCCGACCTCTATCTGTACATGGCCGCCTTGGCGCTTCTATTGATTGTGTTAATCCCTTTTGGCCCCACGCGGATCTACGCGCCGGGCACACCTGTTGGAGCAGTGAAATGA